A genome region from Cognatishimia activa includes the following:
- the argJ gene encoding bifunctional glutamate N-acetyltransferase/amino-acid acetyltransferase ArgJ yields MADITAVSPLAPEGFPELPVIDGVRFAAVEAGVKYQGRKDVTLIELAPGSSVAGVFTKSATRSANVLDCQAKVGLVSDAGAAFIINSGNSNAFTGRAGEGSVAAICEAVAGVTGLPQDRVFTSSTGVIGERLPHDRITTKIDELVAGLTPDAIEDAAQGIMTTDTYAKGAGTTVMIDGQPVKIAGIAKGSGMIAPDMATMLVYIFTDAKVERALLQQILSELTDVTFNAITVDSDTSTSDTLLLGATGASGVEITEPEGPFAAGLHEVMLDLAHLVVRDGEGATKFVEISVTGAASDQDAKTHALAIANSPLVKTAIAGEDPNWGRIVMAIGKSGAAADRDLLTIHFGDVLVAEKGWVAESYSEEAGATYMKAQDLAIRVDLGLGDGAAKVWTCDLTHGYITINADYRS; encoded by the coding sequence TTGGCTGACATCACCGCTGTCTCCCCGCTCGCACCTGAGGGATTTCCAGAACTGCCTGTGATCGACGGCGTGCGTTTTGCCGCCGTCGAAGCCGGTGTGAAATATCAGGGTCGCAAAGACGTGACCCTGATCGAGCTCGCGCCCGGATCGTCAGTCGCTGGGGTCTTCACCAAATCCGCAACGCGCTCAGCCAATGTTCTGGATTGTCAGGCGAAAGTCGGATTGGTCAGCGACGCGGGTGCTGCGTTTATCATCAACTCCGGCAATTCGAACGCCTTTACGGGACGCGCAGGCGAAGGCTCTGTCGCAGCGATTTGTGAGGCCGTGGCGGGTGTCACAGGCCTTCCGCAGGACCGTGTTTTCACCTCGTCCACCGGCGTCATTGGTGAGCGACTACCCCATGATCGCATTACAACAAAGATCGACGAATTAGTGGCTGGCCTAACGCCCGACGCCATCGAAGACGCAGCCCAAGGCATCATGACCACCGACACCTATGCCAAGGGTGCCGGAACGACGGTGATGATCGACGGCCAACCCGTGAAAATCGCAGGGATCGCCAAAGGATCCGGCATGATCGCGCCGGATATGGCGACGATGCTGGTCTATATTTTCACCGACGCCAAGGTCGAGCGCGCGCTGCTGCAACAGATCCTGTCAGAGCTGACGGATGTGACGTTTAACGCGATCACTGTGGATAGTGACACCTCGACCTCGGACACGCTGTTGCTGGGCGCGACCGGCGCATCTGGCGTTGAGATCACAGAACCCGAAGGACCCTTCGCCGCGGGTTTGCACGAGGTCATGCTGGACCTGGCGCACTTGGTGGTACGCGACGGCGAGGGAGCAACGAAATTTGTAGAAATTTCGGTGACCGGCGCGGCCAGCGATCAGGACGCGAAAACCCATGCATTGGCCATCGCAAACTCTCCGCTGGTGAAAACAGCCATCGCCGGCGAGGATCCCAATTGGGGCCGTATTGTTATGGCCATCGGGAAATCCGGGGCTGCGGCGGATCGTGACCTGCTGACCATCCATTTCGGGGACGTTCTTGTCGCGGAAAAAGGCTGGGTGGCGGAAAGCTATTCTGAGGAAGCAGGCGCGACCTATATGAAAGCCCAAGATCTGGCGATCCGCGTGGATCTGGGCCTTGGCGACGGAGCGGCCAAGGTTTGGACCTGCGACCTGACCCATGGATACATCACGATTAACGCGGACTATCGATCATGA
- the infB gene encoding translation initiation factor IF-2 → MSDSDGKKTLGLRGARPGNVKQSFSHGRTKNVVVETKRKRVVVPKPGAGKPAGGGAVGGDPSKRPAGISDAEMARRLKALQAAKARESEEAERRAAEEKAREEERTRRRAEAEAKEREQREAEERAKAKAEAEEQKRKEAEVAAQRAAAEAAAAKAAPAAKESGPKRDLSSRPAPAATPRKADRERENRGRGGRNEGRRSGKLTLSQATGGEGGRQKSLASMKRKQERARQKAMGGSVEREKVIRDVQLPEAIVVSELANRMAERVADVVKELMKMGMMVTQNQTIDADTAELIIEEFGHKVVRVSDSDVEDVISDVDDADEDLQPRPPVITIMGHVDHGKTSLLDAIRDAKVVAGEAGGITQHIGAYQVKTDSGTVLSFLDTPGHAAFTSMRSRGAQVTDIVVLVVAADDSVMPQTIEAINHAKAAEVPMIVAINKIDKEAADPMKVRSELLQHEVIVEAMSGEVQDVEVSAHTGQGLDELLEAIALQSEILELKANPDRAAQGAVIEAQLDVGRGPVATVLVQKGTLRQGDIFVVGEQYGKVRALINDKGERVKEAGPSVPVEVLGLNGTPEAGDVLNVTETEAQAREIAEYRAQAAKDKRAAAGAATTLEQLMQKAKDDENVSEMPILVKADVQGSAEAIVQAMEKIGNDEVRVRVLHSGVGAITETDIGLAEASGAPVMGFNVRANTSARNTANQKGVEIRYYSVIYDLVDDVKAAASGLLSAEIKETFIGYAQIKDVFKVSNVGKVAGCLVTEGVARRSAGVRLLRDNVVIHEGTLKTLKRFKDEVAEVQSGQECGMAFENYDDIRAGDVIEIFEREEVARTLD, encoded by the coding sequence ATGAGCGATAGTGACGGTAAAAAGACATTGGGTCTGCGCGGCGCGCGTCCTGGCAACGTAAAGCAAAGCTTTAGCCACGGGCGCACCAAGAACGTCGTGGTGGAAACCAAACGCAAGCGCGTTGTGGTGCCCAAGCCGGGTGCCGGTAAGCCTGCGGGCGGCGGAGCAGTCGGTGGTGATCCTTCCAAACGTCCGGCGGGCATCTCTGATGCGGAAATGGCACGTCGTCTGAAGGCGCTTCAGGCCGCGAAAGCCCGCGAAAGCGAAGAGGCGGAACGCCGCGCAGCCGAGGAAAAGGCGCGCGAAGAGGAACGCACACGTCGCCGCGCCGAAGCCGAAGCGAAAGAGCGCGAGCAACGCGAAGCCGAAGAGCGCGCCAAGGCCAAAGCCGAAGCCGAAGAGCAAAAACGCAAAGAAGCCGAAGTGGCTGCGCAACGCGCGGCGGCCGAAGCTGCGGCTGCGAAAGCGGCCCCTGCTGCGAAAGAAAGCGGTCCAAAGCGCGATCTCTCCAGCCGTCCGGCACCTGCCGCGACCCCACGCAAAGCGGATCGCGAACGCGAGAACCGCGGCCGCGGTGGTCGCAACGAAGGCCGTCGGTCTGGCAAGCTGACTCTGTCCCAAGCGACAGGTGGCGAGGGCGGACGTCAGAAATCCCTCGCCTCGATGAAGCGGAAACAGGAGCGCGCGCGTCAAAAGGCGATGGGCGGCTCTGTAGAGCGTGAAAAGGTCATTCGTGACGTTCAGCTGCCAGAAGCGATTGTCGTTTCCGAGCTGGCGAACCGAATGGCGGAACGTGTGGCGGATGTTGTCAAAGAGCTCATGAAGATGGGCATGATGGTGACACAGAACCAAACCATCGACGCCGATACCGCGGAGCTGATCATCGAGGAATTCGGCCACAAAGTGGTTCGTGTCTCTGACTCTGACGTCGAAGACGTGATTTCCGATGTGGATGATGCGGATGAAGACCTGCAGCCACGTCCTCCGGTCATCACCATTATGGGCCACGTTGACCACGGTAAAACGTCTCTGCTTGACGCGATCCGCGACGCCAAAGTTGTGGCGGGCGAGGCCGGCGGCATCACCCAGCACATCGGTGCTTATCAGGTGAAAACCGACAGCGGTACGGTTCTGTCGTTCCTGGATACTCCGGGCCACGCGGCCTTTACCTCGATGCGCTCCCGTGGTGCTCAGGTCACGGATATCGTTGTTCTGGTGGTTGCGGCGGACGACTCGGTCATGCCGCAGACGATTGAGGCGATCAACCACGCGAAAGCGGCCGAAGTGCCGATGATCGTGGCGATCAACAAGATCGACAAAGAAGCCGCTGATCCGATGAAAGTGCGTTCCGAGCTGTTGCAACACGAGGTTATCGTTGAGGCGATGTCTGGTGAGGTTCAGGACGTGGAAGTCTCTGCACACACTGGCCAAGGTCTGGACGAATTGCTCGAAGCGATTGCGCTGCAGTCCGAAATTTTGGAACTGAAAGCCAACCCGGATCGCGCCGCTCAAGGTGCCGTGATCGAAGCGCAGCTTGACGTGGGCCGTGGCCCTGTCGCGACCGTTCTGGTTCAGAAAGGTACCCTGCGCCAAGGCGATATCTTTGTTGTGGGTGAGCAATACGGTAAGGTCCGTGCGCTGATCAACGACAAGGGCGAGCGCGTCAAAGAGGCCGGTCCGTCTGTGCCTGTCGAGGTGCTTGGTCTGAACGGCACACCCGAAGCGGGCGACGTTCTGAACGTGACCGAGACCGAAGCGCAGGCCCGTGAGATCGCGGAATACCGTGCGCAGGCCGCGAAAGACAAACGCGCGGCAGCCGGTGCAGCGACGACGCTGGAACAGCTGATGCAGAAGGCGAAAGACGACGAGAACGTCTCTGAAATGCCAATTCTGGTGAAAGCTGATGTGCAGGGGTCTGCCGAAGCCATCGTTCAGGCGATGGAAAAGATCGGTAACGACGAGGTGCGTGTGCGTGTGCTGCATTCGGGCGTTGGTGCGATCACCGAGACCGATATCGGCTTGGCCGAGGCATCTGGTGCACCGGTCATGGGCTTTAACGTGCGTGCCAATACTTCGGCGCGTAATACCGCGAACCAAAAGGGCGTCGAGATCCGCTACTACTCGGTGATCTATGACCTTGTGGATGACGTAAAAGCGGCGGCTTCTGGTTTGCTTTCCGCGGAAATCAAAGAGACCTTTATCGGCTACGCTCAGATCAAAGACGTCTTCAAAGTGTCCAACGTGGGCAAGGTTGCAGGCTGTCTGGTCACTGAAGGCGTGGCGCGTCGGTCTGCTGGCGTGCGTCTGCTGCGCGACAACGTGGTTATTCACGAAGGTACTCTCAAGACCCTCAAGCGCTTCAAGGACGAAGTGGCAGAGGTTCAGTCCGGTCAGGAATGCGGCATGGCCTTTGAGAACTACGATGATATCCGCGCAGGCGACGTCATCGAGATCTTTGAGCGCGAAGAAGTGGCGCGGACGCTGGACTAA
- a CDS encoding RNA-binding protein, translating to MGRGGRTKDRSGGPERKCIATGEVNPKHGLIRFVVGPDGQIVPDILGKLPGRGIYVTADRAALEKAGKKGAFSRAAKQQVAVPDGLADEVESQIARRVVDLISLARKSGEAVAGYEKVKDWLSKEYAEVLIQAVDGSGRGKSKLSTPHYGSYIGWLTQAELGAAFGRQTVIHSALASGGLTQRVVEEAQRLKGIRQNTLENKAAGAARKD from the coding sequence ATGGGACGCGGTGGGCGAACCAAAGACCGGAGCGGCGGTCCTGAGCGCAAGTGCATTGCAACGGGCGAGGTGAACCCTAAGCATGGGTTGATCCGCTTTGTTGTGGGGCCGGACGGTCAGATCGTGCCGGATATCCTGGGCAAATTGCCCGGTCGCGGGATCTATGTAACGGCTGACCGGGCTGCGCTTGAGAAAGCTGGCAAGAAAGGCGCGTTTTCGCGCGCCGCTAAGCAGCAAGTTGCCGTGCCAGACGGGCTCGCGGATGAGGTGGAAAGCCAAATTGCGCGTCGTGTGGTAGACTTGATCAGCCTTGCACGAAAATCCGGCGAAGCGGTCGCTGGGTATGAAAAAGTGAAAGACTGGTTGTCCAAAGAATATGCCGAAGTGCTGATTCAGGCGGTGGATGGCTCTGGTCGCGGCAAGTCCAAACTGAGCACGCCGCACTATGGCTCTTATATCGGTTGGCTCACGCAGGCCGAGCTTGGGGCAGCATTTGGGCGACAAACTGTGATTCATAGTGCGCTTGCGTCTGGTGGACTCACGCAACGTGTTGTAGAGGAAGCCCAACGACTTAAGGGCATACGACAAAATACGCTGGAAAATAAGGCGGCAGGGGCCGCCCGGAAGGATTAG
- a CDS encoding ABC transporter substrate-binding protein → MTQISRRGLLKTGAAAGVLAASGVPLKAAPSRGGTLRLGLAGANTSDSWDSRTHSDSYMITTAHGAVFDTLTQVAADGQLIGELAESWEATPDAKTWTFKLRKGVTFHNGKAFGADDVMESLNMHVAEGAKSAAKPIVSAITEMNKISDHELSLTLAAGNADFPFLLSDYHICMFPAGQVEEAIAKGIGTGLYKVESFDPGVRTVLSRVDGHYKDGKEGWFDSVEIIAINDASARMNALMTGQVDAVNRVDFKTEALLKANPMINIFEVTGNQHFTFPMLTGLSPFDNVKVRKALKHAINRQEMVDKILLGHGAVANDIPIGPANQYYAADLPLNDYDPDLAKSLLKEAGLDGLSVDLSASDAAFSGAVDAAQLYQASAKAAGIDINVVQEPADGYWSNVWLKKPWCACYWSGRATEDWMFSTAYESGVPWNDTAWENARFQELLLTARAELDSAKRREQYYEMQAIMSAEGGTVIPMYANYVDAHSTKLTNSGTIGNVFQMDSSRIIERWWFA, encoded by the coding sequence ATGACACAAATAAGCAGACGCGGCCTTCTAAAGACCGGTGCAGCAGCTGGTGTTCTGGCGGCTTCCGGCGTGCCTCTTAAGGCAGCCCCAAGTCGCGGTGGTACTCTGCGTCTTGGTCTGGCGGGTGCGAACACATCCGACAGCTGGGACAGCCGGACCCACTCTGACAGCTACATGATTACAACTGCGCACGGCGCGGTGTTTGACACCCTGACACAGGTTGCCGCAGACGGTCAGCTGATCGGCGAACTGGCAGAAAGCTGGGAAGCGACTCCAGATGCGAAAACCTGGACCTTCAAACTGCGTAAGGGCGTAACCTTCCACAACGGCAAAGCGTTTGGCGCGGATGACGTTATGGAATCCCTCAACATGCACGTGGCCGAAGGCGCGAAATCCGCGGCGAAGCCAATCGTTTCGGCGATCACCGAGATGAACAAGATCAGCGACCACGAGCTGTCTCTGACGCTTGCAGCCGGCAACGCGGACTTCCCGTTCCTGCTGTCTGACTACCACATCTGTATGTTCCCAGCGGGTCAGGTTGAAGAAGCGATCGCGAAAGGCATCGGTACCGGCCTTTATAAGGTCGAGAGCTTTGACCCAGGCGTACGCACCGTTCTGAGCCGTGTAGACGGCCACTATAAAGACGGCAAAGAAGGCTGGTTTGACTCTGTTGAAATCATCGCGATCAACGATGCCTCTGCACGTATGAACGCGCTGATGACCGGTCAGGTTGACGCCGTGAACCGCGTGGACTTCAAAACCGAAGCGCTGCTCAAAGCGAACCCGATGATCAACATCTTCGAGGTTACTGGTAACCAGCACTTCACCTTCCCAATGCTGACCGGCCTGTCGCCGTTCGACAACGTGAAGGTCCGTAAGGCTCTGAAGCACGCGATCAACCGTCAGGAAATGGTCGACAAGATCCTTCTGGGTCACGGTGCGGTTGCGAACGATATTCCGATCGGTCCAGCGAACCAGTACTACGCAGCGGATCTGCCACTGAACGACTATGATCCGGATCTGGCGAAATCCTTGCTGAAAGAAGCGGGTCTGGACGGTCTGTCCGTAGATCTGTCCGCCTCTGACGCGGCCTTCTCTGGTGCGGTTGACGCAGCGCAGCTGTATCAAGCCTCCGCGAAAGCAGCGGGCATCGACATCAACGTGGTTCAGGAACCTGCAGACGGTTACTGGTCCAACGTCTGGCTCAAGAAGCCATGGTGTGCCTGCTACTGGTCCGGTCGTGCGACCGAGGACTGGATGTTCTCCACCGCATATGAATCCGGTGTGCCTTGGAACGACACCGCATGGGAAAATGCACGTTTCCAAGAGCTGCTGCTGACCGCGCGTGCGGAACTCGACTCGGCCAAGCGTCGCGAGCAGTACTACGAGATGCAGGCGATCATGTCCGCAGAAGGTGGTACCGTGATCCCGATGTACGCAAACTACGTCGACGCGCACAGCACCAAGCTGACCAACTCTGGCACAATCGGCAACGTGTTCCAGATGGACAGCTCTCGTATCATCGAGCGCTGGTGGTTCGCGTAA
- the nusA gene encoding transcription termination factor NusA — protein sequence MAITSANQLELLQTAEAVAREKMIDPGLVVEAMEESLARAAKSRYGAEMDIRVSIDRKTGRATFTRVRTVVEDEELENYQAEFTVEQAKQYLDDPQIGDTYVEEIPPVELGRIAAQSAKQVILQKVREAERDRQYEAFKDKAGTIINGQVKREEYGNVIVDLAGYGEAILRRNEKIGRESYRPNDRIRCYVKDVRRETRGPQIFLSRTAPEFMAELFKMEVPEIYDGIIEIKAVSRDPGSRAKIAVISYDGSIDPVGACVGMRGSRVQAVVNELQGEKIDIIPWNEDQPTFLVNALQPAEVSKVVLDEEAGKIEVVVPEEQLSLAIGRRGQNVRLASQLTNLDIDIMTEAEESARRQKEFEARTALFQEALDIDEFFAQLLVSEGFTNLEEVGYVEIDELLVIDGVDEGTASELQTRAREYLEAQAAAALEAARALGAEDSLIEFEGLTAQMVEALAKDDVKSLEDFATCADWELAGGWTTVDGERSKDDGSLEPFGITLEEAQDMIMTARVMLGWVDPDELLAQAEEEAAEGDASEEAEA from the coding sequence ATGGCAATTACCTCTGCAAACCAGCTGGAGCTGTTGCAAACCGCCGAGGCCGTGGCCCGCGAAAAGATGATCGACCCAGGTCTGGTTGTCGAAGCGATGGAAGAGAGCCTCGCGCGCGCAGCCAAGTCCCGCTACGGCGCGGAAATGGACATCCGCGTGTCCATCGACCGCAAGACCGGCCGCGCGACATTCACCCGCGTGCGTACTGTTGTCGAGGACGAAGAGCTTGAGAACTATCAGGCCGAGTTCACCGTAGAGCAGGCCAAGCAGTATCTCGACGATCCTCAGATCGGCGACACCTATGTCGAGGAAATTCCTCCGGTAGAGCTGGGCCGGATCGCGGCGCAATCCGCGAAACAGGTGATCCTGCAGAAGGTGCGCGAAGCCGAGCGTGATCGCCAGTATGAGGCCTTCAAAGACAAGGCTGGCACCATCATCAACGGTCAGGTCAAACGCGAAGAATACGGCAACGTTATCGTGGATCTCGCAGGCTACGGCGAAGCGATCCTGCGTCGGAACGAAAAGATCGGCCGCGAGAGCTATCGCCCGAACGACCGCATCCGCTGCTACGTCAAAGACGTGCGTCGTGAGACCCGTGGCCCACAGATCTTCCTGTCCCGCACCGCGCCTGAATTCATGGCCGAGCTGTTTAAAATGGAAGTGCCAGAGATCTACGACGGCATCATCGAGATCAAAGCCGTGTCCCGCGACCCGGGTTCGCGCGCGAAGATCGCTGTGATTTCTTATGACGGTTCCATCGACCCTGTGGGTGCCTGCGTTGGTATGCGTGGTTCCCGCGTGCAGGCCGTTGTGAACGAGCTGCAAGGCGAGAAAATCGACATCATCCCTTGGAACGAAGATCAGCCGACCTTCCTTGTGAACGCGCTGCAGCCTGCAGAGGTATCTAAGGTTGTTCTGGATGAGGAAGCCGGCAAGATCGAAGTGGTTGTTCCAGAAGAGCAGCTGTCCCTCGCCATCGGCCGCCGTGGTCAGAACGTGCGTCTGGCGTCTCAGCTGACGAACCTTGATATCGACATCATGACCGAGGCTGAAGAATCCGCGCGTCGCCAGAAGGAATTCGAAGCACGCACCGCGCTGTTCCAAGAAGCGCTGGATATCGACGAATTCTTCGCGCAACTGCTTGTGTCCGAAGGCTTCACCAACCTCGAAGAAGTTGGCTATGTCGAGATCGACGAACTGCTGGTCATCGATGGCGTCGACGAAGGCACCGCGAGCGAGCTGCAAACCCGTGCGCGCGAATACCTCGAAGCACAAGCTGCGGCGGCTCTGGAAGCGGCCCGTGCGCTGGGCGCAGAGGACAGCCTTATTGAATTCGAAGGCCTGACTGCCCAAATGGTAGAAGCGCTGGCAAAAGACGATGTGAAATCTCTGGAAGACTTCGCAACCTGCGCGGACTGGGAACTGGCCGGTGGCTGGACAACAGTCGACGGCGAGCGTTCCAAAGACGACGGTAGCCTAGAGCCGTTCGGCATCACTCTGGAAGAAGCACAAGACATGATCATGACCGCACGTGTCATGCTGGGTTGGGTGGATCCTGATGAGCTGCTGGCGCAAGCCGAAGAAGAGGCCGCCGAAGGCGACGCATCCGAGGAGGCCGAGGCCTGA
- the rpiB gene encoding ribose 5-phosphate isomerase B → MTKRIVLSSDHADIELRKSIAAHVAERGYEAIDIGPITSESTHYPKHGREAAEMIAKGDADLGILICGTGQGIMMSANKVEGIRCGVCSDVFSAKMIRAHNNAQMLSMGARVIGAGLAMEIVDAFLDTEFEGGRHATRVDMIEA, encoded by the coding sequence ATGACCAAACGCATCGTTCTGTCCAGCGACCACGCCGATATCGAGCTGCGCAAATCTATTGCCGCCCATGTGGCCGAGCGCGGATATGAGGCGATTGATATCGGGCCGATTACCTCGGAAAGCACCCACTACCCCAAACATGGCCGCGAAGCTGCAGAGATGATTGCCAAGGGAGACGCGGATCTGGGTATCCTGATCTGCGGCACGGGGCAGGGGATTATGATGTCCGCCAACAAGGTCGAGGGCATCCGCTGTGGCGTGTGTTCCGATGTGTTTTCCGCCAAGATGATCCGTGCCCACAACAATGCGCAGATGCTGTCGATGGGCGCGCGGGTGATTGGCGCGGGTCTCGCGATGGAAATAGTCGATGCGTTTCTGGACACCGAGTTTGAGGGCGGCCGCCACGCAACCCGTGTGGATATGATCGAGGCCTAA
- a CDS encoding (deoxy)nucleoside triphosphate pyrophosphohydrolase, producing the protein MKSVLVSAVCLIDRDGRVLLAQRPEGKSMAGLWEFPGGKVEDGETPEVALIRELEEELGINTWESCLAPLTFASHTYEKFHLLMPLFACRKWEGTPIAQEGQVLKWVYPKDFRDYPMPPADIPLIPMIRDWL; encoded by the coding sequence ATGAAGTCGGTTCTGGTCTCTGCCGTCTGTCTGATTGACCGCGACGGGCGGGTGTTGCTGGCGCAACGGCCCGAGGGGAAATCGATGGCGGGTCTCTGGGAGTTTCCTGGCGGCAAGGTTGAGGACGGCGAGACACCTGAGGTCGCTCTGATCCGCGAGCTTGAAGAAGAGCTTGGGATCAACACCTGGGAAAGCTGCCTCGCGCCGCTGACCTTTGCGTCGCATACGTATGAGAAATTCCACTTACTGATGCCACTCTTTGCCTGCCGCAAATGGGAAGGCACCCCGATTGCGCAGGAGGGGCAGGTTTTGAAATGGGTCTATCCCAAGGATTTCCGCGACTATCCGATGCCGCCTGCGGATATCCCGCTTATTCCGATGATCAGGGACTGGTTGTGA
- the rimP gene encoding ribosome maturation factor RimP → MSNMIAKSAMDRRLAEIVGPVIEDMGFELVRLRFMGGKTHTLQIMAEKPEGGIEVDDCAQISNAISAVLDVEDPIEDGYALEVGSPGIDRPLTRLKDFDTFEGYEAKVETSELIDGQRRFKGVLAGVEGEEVLINIEQGTVGLQFDWLSDAKLVLTDDLIKEMLRQRKEAGVLNEDAFDDIETETGSEETE, encoded by the coding sequence ATGAGCAATATGATTGCCAAATCTGCGATGGATCGCCGTCTCGCCGAGATCGTTGGCCCTGTCATTGAGGACATGGGGTTCGAGCTGGTGCGCCTGCGCTTTATGGGCGGCAAGACCCATACGTTGCAGATCATGGCTGAAAAGCCAGAGGGCGGCATCGAGGTCGATGACTGCGCGCAGATCAGCAATGCGATCAGCGCCGTTCTGGACGTCGAGGATCCGATTGAGGATGGCTACGCGCTTGAGGTTGGCAGCCCCGGCATCGACCGCCCTCTGACGCGCCTGAAAGATTTTGACACCTTTGAAGGCTATGAAGCCAAGGTGGAAACCAGTGAGCTGATCGATGGTCAGAGACGCTTCAAAGGCGTGCTTGCGGGTGTTGAGGGCGAAGAAGTGCTGATCAACATCGAACAGGGCACCGTGGGTCTGCAGTTTGACTGGCTGTCTGACGCCAAGCTCGTGCTGACCGACGATCTGATCAAAGAAATGCTGCGTCAACGTAAAGAGGCCGGTGTGCTGAACGAAGACGCTTTTGACGACATTGAAACCGAGACGGGTTCTGAGGAGACTGAATAA
- a CDS encoding CDGSH iron-sulfur domain-containing protein: MSDTPAIEERENGPLVVKGLSSMKNTDGSEVETKPIMALCRCGSSKSKPFCDGSHKEAGFESRGGTPAGRDRIITYEGSEVSVTYNPLLCSHAAECGRLASHIFNPAQKPWMQPDKGAAEEVRAVIEACPSGALALADEMPPHLFADRAQIEVEKNGPYWVKDVVSPVPPQGEGQSERKYVLCRCGLSGNKPYCDGSHRDAKWRDD, translated from the coding sequence ATGTCTGATACCCCAGCCATCGAAGAACGCGAAAACGGCCCGCTTGTGGTCAAAGGCCTTTCGTCCATGAAAAACACGGACGGCAGCGAGGTGGAAACCAAACCGATCATGGCGCTCTGTCGCTGTGGGTCGTCCAAGAGCAAACCGTTTTGCGACGGCTCTCATAAAGAGGCCGGGTTTGAAAGCCGGGGTGGAACGCCTGCAGGACGGGACCGGATCATTACTTACGAAGGGTCCGAGGTCTCGGTGACCTATAATCCTCTCTTGTGTTCCCACGCGGCGGAATGTGGACGCCTTGCGAGCCATATCTTCAATCCTGCGCAGAAACCTTGGATGCAACCGGACAAAGGAGCTGCCGAAGAAGTGCGCGCTGTGATTGAGGCCTGCCCGTCTGGTGCCCTAGCCTTGGCGGATGAAATGCCGCCCCACCTTTTCGCCGACCGCGCGCAGATCGAAGTCGAGAAGAACGGCCCTTACTGGGTCAAGGATGTGGTGTCTCCAGTTCCTCCGCAGGGCGAGGGCCAATCAGAGCGGAAATATGTGCTCTGTCGCTGTGGTCTGTCGGGGAATAAACCCTACTGCGATGGCTCGCATCGTGACGCCAAATGGCGGGATGACTAA